A region from the Onychomys torridus chromosome 22, mOncTor1.1, whole genome shotgun sequence genome encodes:
- the Gpn3 gene encoding GPN-loop GTPase 3, whose product MPRYAQLVMGPAGSGKSTYCSTMVQHCEALNRSVQVVNLDPAAEHFSYPVMADIRELIEVDDVMEDESLRFGPNGGLVFCMEYFANNFDWLENCLGHVEDDYILFDCPGQIELYTHLPVMKQLVQQLEQWEFRVCGVFLVDSQFMVESFKFISGILAALSAMISLEIPQVNIMTKMDLLSKKAKKEIEKFLDPDMYSLLEDSTSDLRSQKFKKLTQAVCGLIDDYSMVRFLPYDQSDEESMNIVLQHIDFAIQYGEDLEFKEPKEQEEESSSMFDEYFQERQNE is encoded by the exons ATGCCTCGGTATGCGCAGCTAGTTATGGGCCCCGCGGGCAGCGGGAAG AGCACCTACTGTTCCACTATGGTTCAGCACTGTGAAGCCCTCAACCGCTCTGTGCAGGTGGTCAACCTGGATCCAGCAGCAGAACACTTCAGCTACCCCGTGATGGCAG ACATCCGGGAACTGATCGAGGTGGATGACGTGATGGAGGACGAGTCTCTGCGGTTTGGTCCCAATGGAGGATTGGTATTCTGCATGGAGTACTTTGCCAACAACTTTGACTGGCTGGAGAACTGTCTGGGCCACGTTGAAGATGACTACATCCTTTTTGACTGTCCAG GTCAGATCGAGCTGTACACACACCTGCCTGTGATGAAGCAGCTGGTCCAGCAGCTTGAGCAGTGGGAATTCCGAGTGTGCGGAGTGTTCCTGGTGGATTCTCAGTTCATGGTGGAGTCTTTCAAG ttTATTTCTGGCATCCTGGCAGCTCTAAGTGCCATGATTTCTCTAGAGATCCCACAAGTTAACATCATGACGAAGATGGACCTGCTCAgtaaaaaagccaagaaagaaattgagaa GTTTCTAGATCCAGACATGTACTCTCTGCTAGAAGATTCAACGAGTGACTTAAGAAGCCAAAAGTTCAAGAAGCTGACGCAAGCTGTGTGTGGTCTG ATCGATGACTACAGCATGGTTCGGTTTCTGCCGTATGACCAGTCGGATGAGGAAAGCATGAACATAGTGCTCCAGCACATCGACTTTGCCATTCAGTATGGGGAGGACTTGGAGTTTAAGGAGCCAAAG gaacaggaggaagagtcTTCCTCCATGTTTGATGAATATTTTCAAGAACGGCAGAATGAGTGA